Proteins encoded in a region of the Odocoileus virginianus isolate 20LAN1187 ecotype Illinois chromosome 9, Ovbor_1.2, whole genome shotgun sequence genome:
- the SLPI gene encoding antileukoproteinase: protein MKLSGLFPFVLLALGTLALWAVEGAENASKAGACPSRKPAQCLGDEKPKCSSDWQCPHKKKCCLDTCGTKCLDPVNVTHPVKKKPGTCPMVHGQCLMLIPLNHCETDDQCVGTLKCCRAMCGKVCLSPVKA, encoded by the exons ATGAAGCTCAGTGGCCTCTTCCCCTTCGTGCTTCTTGCCCTGGGAACCCTGGCACTTTGGGCTGTGGAAGGTGCTGAAAATG CTTCGAAAGCTGGGGCCTGCCCTTCTAGAAAACCTGCCCAGTGCCTTGGAGATGAGAAACCCAAGTGCAGTAGTGACTGGCAGTGTCCACACAAGAAGAAATGCTGCCTCGACACTTGCGGAACCAAATGTCTGGACCCTGTCAATGTCACACACCCAG TTAAGAAGAAGCCTGGGACGTGTCCAATGGTCCATGGCCAATGTCTGATGTTAATCCCCCTCAATCACTGTGAGACAGACGACCAGTGTGTAGGTACATTAAAGTGCTGCAGGGCCATGTGTGGGAAAGTCTGCCTTTCCCCTGTGAAAG CCTGA